One Molothrus ater isolate BHLD 08-10-18 breed brown headed cowbird chromosome 11, BPBGC_Mater_1.1, whole genome shotgun sequence genomic window, GGAATTGTCAGAGCCCATCATGCAGCCTCTCCCAGTTATGGCCTTCCAGGAGGAGTCTGCGCCTGCCCTTGCAGCTCCAGTTCCAGACAGCAACCCACCTCAGACACGGGACCCTGAAGAAGACCTTCTCTGCATTGCAAAAACCTTCTCCTACCTGCGAGAATCTGGTAAGGCTCAATTGCAAAGTCACAGGGTCAGAAGGGTGCAGGGACCCGACTCCACAATCTGAGCACCAGGAAGAATCTCCTGATCTCACTTCAGACAGGAGCCTGGTTCCTTTGTGGATGGCTGGCTCTTGTGCACACAGCAAATGGATCTGCAGTCTCTATACATCATGAACTAATTTATTGCTTTATCTTTTGTAACTGAATTGGGAGAAGGAATTACAAAAAgcaaattgctttttctctgtaaactgcagctgctgcagcagccgcCAGCCTCATCCTAAGACCCAGCACAGCAATGGCAAGCATAGGCAGGTCACCTTTAGAACTTGGTCTTAATTAATGAAGGTGTTGCCAACTCTGGCTCTGCTTCCCAGGCCCTTAACATGGTTGTCTTCAAGGCTTCCCCAAATATAGTGCCAGTCCTAGGATATGCTCTTTCTGTAACAAATTCTTTCTCGGATGTTCTTCCAGGTTGGTACTGGGGTTCCATCACTGCCAGCGAGGCCAAGCAGCATCTGCAGAAGATGCCTGAGGGCACGTTCCTGGTGCGGGACAGCACCCACCCCAGCTACCTGTTCACGCTGTCCGTCAAGACCAACCGCGGGCCCACCAACGTGCGCATCGAGTACACCGACGGCAAGTTCCGCCTGGACTCCAACTACCTGAGCAAACCTCGCATCCTGGCCTTCCCCGACGTGGTCAGTCTCATCCAGCACTACGTCTTGTCCTGCACAACGGAAAGCAAGACCGAGGCTCCCTACCCGCCTCCGTCTCCTCTACCTCCCCTGcagaaagagctggcagcagccgCTGTACACCTGAAGCTGCTGCGGCCGCTGGGCCGCAaggacagcatggccagcctgcagcacctgtGCCGGCTGCGCATCAACAAGTGCACGGCCGACGTGGAgcggctgcccctgccccggaGGATGGGGGAATACCTGAAGCAATatcccttccagctctgaaGTGTGGCCCTTCTGTCTCAGGCAGGAACAAGAGACACAACCACCAGAACTTTGTGGCTCCATCCCACTAAAGGCGGGCACAGCGAAGACCTGATTATCAGCAGAGACTGCATCcatctttcctctccccttctcTTCACATCCattccagccccagggaggagtGGGTTGTTTCAGTGAGCATGGGGCACCAGCTGagctctgacccttgggccgtgccagcagtgctgggagaagcTCTGTGGGCACGGCCACACTACTTGAATGTCAGAGTTGCTGTGACACCGGACATGTTAACATTGttatttttgctatttatttccATGGCAGTTTCTCTCCTTatggtatttttaaagcaccttttactttatttttttgtttgtttcttttgtggaATTAGAGATAGCTTAAAGGCTCCCAGCCAACTGGCAGCTGAAACTCTTAGGGAATTTGGATTTGGATTCACATCCAAACAGCTTTTGTTTGAGCCTGTCCCTGTAACAGGTTACAGGAG contains:
- the CISH gene encoding cytokine-inducible SH2-containing protein, with protein sequence MLFPWSGSDMILCVQGPHPLLAEEKIRRVSLRGIEELSEPIMQPLPVMAFQEESAPALAAPVPDSNPPQTRDPEEDLLCIAKTFSYLRESGWYWGSITASEAKQHLQKMPEGTFLVRDSTHPSYLFTLSVKTNRGPTNVRIEYTDGKFRLDSNYLSKPRILAFPDVVSLIQHYVLSCTTESKTEAPYPPPSPLPPLQKELAAAAVHLKLLRPLGRKDSMASLQHLCRLRINKCTADVERLPLPRRMGEYLKQYPFQL